One region of Cryptosporidium parvum Iowa II chromosome 4, whole genome shotgun sequence genomic DNA includes:
- a CDS encoding aminopeptidase yields ALHLIKITLPIMSNISKLKKLEELRSIMSQHGVDAYIISSSDPHMSEYTPDKYKRREFMTGFSGSQGICLVTQSSAHLIVDGRYIVEAKKTATPEYQVHLLKKGFYADIVDILKEESFDGTLGIDVEVTSWMSFKALANYIELSDLHLNTNFRIKLLNLNFVDVLRPQEEIEQARSEIFVHGIEYAGESSKSKVSKVLLEMKKLNAKILFLSSLTQISWLLNLRGSDVHCTPVFLSYLIVEILDDKVGIDKKETSFSLKVFVNVESIKCCEEVLKNEFQDKISIIQIENIMDELFHSFSKLNSHTKNELNKIWLPENFCNLAAMDTLFKVLNPRENCNNSSYYKYLIDYLNSSKLLITSESPIIMLRAIKNKIELKGMRECHIYDGLALTKFLYYLYKAGRDKTLFNGKVSEWDLSQKLLEFRKQQPKFVYPSFDTISSIGENGAIIHYRPEKENSSIIKPDLYLCDSGGQYHTGTTDVTRTLFLFGIGEERPTIEQIESFTRVLIGFIRLHKLVFPIGTNATAIDVLARASLWEAGLDYLHGTGHGVGSFLSVHEEPWSICYKVGRDGASKQNLAAGAVVSIEPGYYEEGKYGIRIENLAEIIEVDIDNGYRKMNKFLKFSPLTFAPIQKEMIDISILSDDELDWLNWYHSKTLENLEPLVDDDPEFLKWLVQACSPINRYISKIDFPKTLYQ; encoded by the coding sequence GCTCtacatttaataaaaattactttaCCAATTAtgtcaaatatttcaaaattgaaaaaactAGAAGAACTTAGAAGTATTATGAGCCAACATGGGGTTGACGCATATATCATTAGTTCAAGCGACCCTCATATGTCGGAATATACTCCAGATAAATACAAACGAAGAGAATTTATGACTGGTTTCTCTGGGTCACAGGGAATTTGTCTTGTTACACAGTCGAGCGCACATTTAATTGTTGATGGTAGATATATTGTCGAAGCAAAGAAGACTGCTACTCCTGAGTATCAGGTTCATTTGTTAAAAAAGGGCTTTTACGCTGATATTGtagatattttaaaagaagaaagttTTGATGGCACATTAGGAATTGACGTTGAGGTTACTTCTTGGATGTCATTTAAAGCCTTAGCTAATTATATTGAACTTTCAGATCTACATTTAAATACAAACTTCCGAATAAAATTgctaaatttgaattttgtCGATGTTTTACGGCCACAAGAAGAGATTGAACAAGCCAGAAGTGAGATTTTTGTTCATGGAATTGAATACGCTGGTGAATCATCCAAGTCAAAGGTTAGCAAAGTTTTATTGGAAATGAAAAAACTGAATgcaaaaatattgtttcTAAGCAGCCTAACTCAAATTTCATGGCTACTTAATTTAAGAGGCTCAGATGTACATTGCACACCTGTATTCCTTTCATATCTAATTGTAGAAATTCTTGATGATAAAGTTGGAATAGATAAGAAGGAAACATCATTTAGTCTTAAAGTTTTTGTTAATGTTGAATCTATTAAGTGTTGCGAAGAAGTATTGAAAAATGAATTTCAGGACAAAATTTctataattcaaattgaaaatataatggATGAACTCTTTCATTCATTTAGTAAATTGAATTCACATACAAAAAAcgaattgaataaaatatgGCTGCCTGAGAATTTTTGCAACTTAGCAGCAATGGACACGTTATTTAAAGTATTGAACCCTCGTGAAAATTGCAATAATTCGagttattataaatatttaatcgACTACTTAAACTCTTCAAAATTACTAATAACTTCCGAGTCCCCTATCATCATGCTACGTGCAATAAAGAACAAAATCGAATTAAAGGGAATGCGCGAGTGCCATATTTATGATGGTTTAGCACTTACTAAATTcctatattatttgtacAAGGCTGGAAGAGATAAGACTCTTTTTAATGGAAAAGTATCCGAGTGGGATCTTTCTCAGAAGCTGCTTGAATTTAGAAAACAACAACCAAAATTTGTCTATCCAAGTTTTGATACAATTTCTTCTATAGGAGAAAATGGGGCGATAATTCATTATCGTcctgaaaaagaaaattcttcaattattaagCCTGATCTTTACCTTTGTGATTCTGGTGGACAGTACCATACTGGCACAACAGATGTAACAAGAACTTTGTTCTTGTTCGGGATTGGAGAAGAAAGGCCAACAATTGAGCAAATTGAATCGTTTACTCGAGTATTGATAGGTTTTATTCGCTTACATAAGCTAGTATTCCCAATTGGGACAAATGCTACTGCAATTGACGTTCTTGCAAGAGCCAGCCTATGGGAGGCTGGTTTAGATTATTTACATGGTACCGGACATGGGGTTGGCTCGTTTTTATCTGTTCATGAAGAGCCCTGGTCAATTTGTTATAAGGTTGGAAGGGATGGTGCTTCTAAACAAAATCTAGCTGCAGGCGCAGTAGTTTCAATTGAACCTGGATACTATGAAGAAGGAAAATACGGTATAAGAATTGAAAACTTGGCTGAGATTATTGAAGTAGATATTGATAATGGCTACAGAAAGATGAATAAATTTCTCAAGTTCTCGCCTCTTACATTCGCACCCATTCAAAAAGAGATGATTGACATTTCAATTCTTTCAGATGATGAACTAGATTGGTTAAATTGGTATCATTCAAAAACCCTGGAGAACTTAGAGCCGTTGGTAGATGATGATCCCGAGTTTTTGAAATGGCTAGTTCAAGCATGTTCACCAATAAATagatatatttcaaaaattgattttcCAAAAACATTATACCAgtaa